The Acetomicrobium flavidum genome window below encodes:
- a CDS encoding NAD(P)/FAD-dependent oxidoreductase yields the protein MANRYDVIVVGAGPAGLFAALELSKANLSVLLVDKGKTLEERKCPLKMGLVPTCAHCNSCSLMCGWGGAGAFSDGKLTLTPHFGGNLEKYVGKEKLLALLDEVDSIWMEHGANSAPLFEPDPEFASSVIKRGRVAGLQVIPAKIRHIGTDRTKEVLRNIYHKLRDKVDILMNTEVKSILSEDGKVKGVELVSGERLDAEYVLLAPGREGAPWMERTSKELGLSVDSLPVDVGVRVEIPAELAEELTEQFYEVKAIYNSPTFDDQVRTFCMCPYGEVVTEFQSDGGVVTVNGHSYRDKKTDNTNFAILVSTDFTQPFHDPNGYGVHIARLANMLGGSVLVQRLGDLKLGRRSTRSRIERGLVKPTLVEAEPGDLSFALPYRHLKDILEMLEALESIIPHVNDKYTLLYGIEVKFYSLKLALDSKLKTSVKGLYAAGDGAGVTRGVIQASASGLVSARSIIEEINKTVSNS from the coding sequence GTGGCAAATAGGTATGATGTGATAGTGGTAGGAGCTGGACCAGCCGGTCTTTTTGCAGCCCTCGAATTGTCAAAGGCAAATTTAAGCGTCCTTTTGGTGGATAAGGGAAAGACCCTTGAGGAACGTAAGTGTCCGTTGAAGATGGGTTTGGTTCCGACATGTGCTCACTGCAATTCCTGCAGTCTTATGTGTGGGTGGGGAGGAGCTGGGGCTTTTAGCGATGGCAAATTGACATTGACTCCCCATTTTGGCGGGAACCTCGAAAAATACGTGGGCAAAGAAAAATTGCTCGCGTTGCTGGACGAGGTTGATTCCATCTGGATGGAGCACGGTGCAAATTCGGCCCCGCTTTTCGAGCCGGACCCCGAATTCGCATCAAGCGTAATAAAAAGGGGTCGTGTCGCTGGACTGCAGGTAATTCCGGCCAAGATACGCCACATAGGCACGGATAGGACCAAGGAAGTGCTGCGCAATATCTATCATAAGCTGCGCGATAAAGTTGACATATTAATGAATACTGAGGTAAAGAGCATCTTGTCTGAGGATGGCAAGGTTAAAGGTGTAGAGCTTGTTAGCGGAGAAAGGCTTGATGCAGAATATGTGTTGCTTGCCCCTGGCAGGGAAGGAGCTCCCTGGATGGAGCGCACCAGCAAGGAGCTTGGACTGTCTGTGGATTCTCTGCCGGTAGACGTTGGCGTCAGGGTTGAAATTCCTGCTGAGTTGGCCGAGGAGTTGACTGAACAGTTTTACGAAGTGAAGGCCATATACAACTCTCCTACCTTCGACGATCAGGTTCGGACATTTTGCATGTGTCCTTACGGAGAAGTGGTAACGGAGTTTCAGTCCGACGGGGGAGTGGTCACCGTTAACGGACATAGCTACAGGGATAAAAAGACTGATAATACTAACTTTGCCATCCTCGTGAGCACGGATTTCACCCAGCCCTTTCACGATCCAAACGGATACGGTGTTCACATCGCTCGGCTTGCCAACATGTTGGGCGGATCGGTATTGGTTCAACGCCTGGGAGATCTAAAACTTGGGAGGCGTTCGACCCGCTCGAGGATAGAAAGGGGCTTGGTAAAGCCAACATTGGTAGAGGCTGAACCCGGCGACCTTTCTTTCGCCCTCCCCTACAGGCACTTGAAAGATATATTAGAGATGCTTGAAGCGCTGGAATCTATAATTCCCCATGTAAACGATAAATATACATTGCTTTATGGCATTGAGGTAAAATTTTATAGCCTTAAGCTTGCCTTGGATAGTAAGCTTAAGACCTCCGTCAAGGGTCTATATGCAGCCGGTGACGGAGCTGGTGTGACCCGAGGTGTAATTCAGGCCTCGGCGAGTGGATTGGTCTCGGCAAGGAGCATAATCGAGGAGATCAATAAAACGGTTTCAAATAGCTAA
- a CDS encoding SIR2 family NAD-dependent protein deacylase, translated as MSDLAAKCADMIKEAKKICLLSGAGISTNAGIPDFRGPKGLYRTAGIENPERIFDISYFYRDPSLFYRFHREFLRALQQVQPTFAHKFFAKLEEIGKLIGIITQNIDSLHQRAGSKKVYEIHGGVWESFCVKCGKAYTYEESLKKTFEEDIPRCDACGGVIKPDIVFFGEPVKYLDKCIQLARESDLFFVVGSSLVVTPAALIPAECRGTIVVVNKGEFSTAYLPMSKVSLVVDEDIDAFFRSVNEHLNIV; from the coding sequence ATGTCAGATTTAGCTGCCAAATGTGCTGACATGATCAAAGAGGCCAAGAAAATTTGCTTGCTTTCCGGGGCCGGAATCTCGACCAATGCAGGCATACCTGATTTTAGGGGACCGAAAGGATTATATCGTACGGCCGGCATAGAAAATCCGGAGAGGATCTTTGATATCTCTTATTTTTACCGTGATCCTTCTCTTTTTTACAGGTTTCATAGGGAGTTTTTAAGGGCACTGCAACAGGTACAACCTACGTTTGCCCATAAGTTCTTCGCCAAGCTCGAGGAAATTGGCAAGCTAATCGGGATCATAACGCAAAATATAGATTCCCTTCATCAAAGAGCCGGTTCCAAAAAGGTATACGAGATACATGGCGGTGTGTGGGAAAGTTTTTGCGTTAAGTGCGGCAAGGCCTACACTTACGAGGAAAGCCTTAAAAAGACTTTCGAGGAAGATATCCCTCGCTGTGACGCCTGTGGGGGTGTAATAAAGCCTGACATAGTGTTTTTTGGGGAACCCGTTAAGTATTTGGATAAATGCATACAGCTTGCAAGGGAAAGCGACCTGTTTTTCGTCGTGGGATCCTCGCTAGTCGTGACACCGGCCGCTTTGATACCTGCAGAGTGCAGGGGAACCATAGTGGTCGTAAACAAAGGAGAGTTTTCCACCGCGTATTTACCCATGAGCAAAGTAAGCTTGGTTGTAGATGAGGATATTGACGCCTTCTTTCGGTCGGTTAATGAACATTTAAACATTGTTTAG
- a CDS encoding flavin reductase family protein, with product MGVDKIDLQALFTLSYGLYIVTGTHDGKMNGQIANALMQVTADPICLVAALHKDNLTTELVEKGKAFGVSVLEEDTPMTFIGTFGFKCGRDIDKMCQCQYKIGETGVPLVLDHSLAVIEAKVIDVIPVYTHKLFVAEVVSAETLKSGTALTYANYRLIKGGKSPKNAPTFVFNKA from the coding sequence ATGGGTGTTGACAAGATTGATCTACAGGCACTCTTCACGTTAAGTTACGGGCTTTATATTGTCACTGGAACTCATGACGGTAAGATGAACGGGCAGATCGCTAATGCATTGATGCAGGTGACTGCAGATCCGATATGCTTGGTGGCCGCCCTGCACAAGGACAACTTGACGACCGAGCTAGTGGAGAAGGGAAAGGCCTTTGGAGTTTCGGTGCTTGAAGAAGATACGCCGATGACCTTTATAGGCACCTTTGGTTTTAAGTGTGGACGTGACATTGATAAGATGTGTCAATGTCAATATAAGATCGGCGAGACAGGTGTCCCATTGGTATTGGATCATTCCCTTGCCGTTATAGAGGCAAAGGTGATCGACGTAATTCCTGTGTATACTCATAAGCTCTTCGTGGCCGAAGTCGTATCTGCTGAGACGCTAAAAAGCGGTACTGCATTGACCTACGCCAATTACAGGTTGATCAAGGGTGGGAAATCTCCCAAAA